The Dysidea avara chromosome 13, odDysAvar1.4, whole genome shotgun sequence genome includes a region encoding these proteins:
- the LOC136243738 gene encoding uncharacterized protein, which translates to MTIWTVMPVAITRKGSIDECEEALGKNSTADCESGISCASKAIEKSRDDAMLYLLRAKLSFNLFVISNFQEIVNERINNCLEDCERAITITEQEITMPDSTTTKIEALQLGYLCCAKLKNKRKKDKFKQRLTEFGIDMPVNRDQIKNKVDSMATVLPTSINLKRYGFQKHHSFIHYYSRM; encoded by the exons ATGACAATCTGGACAGTAATGCCAGTGGCTATTACTAGGAAA GGAAGTATAGATGAATGTGAGGAAGCACTTGGGAAGAACAGCACTGCTGACTGTGAATCAGGGATTAGTTGTGCCTCAAAGGCTATTGAAAAGTCAAGAGATGATGCCATGTTGTATCTTCTTCGTGCAAAACTGTCATTCAATCTA TTTGTTATCTCAAATTTTCAAGAGATAGTTAATGAGCGCATTAATAATTGCTTAGAAGACTGTGAACGAG CAATAACAATAACTGAACAAGAAATTACAATGCCAGATAGCACAACAACCAAAATAGAAGCACTGCAGTTGGGATACTTGTGTTGTGCTAAGCTAAAGAATAAGCGGAAAAAGGACAAATTTAAACAGCGTTTGACAGAGTTTGGAATTGATATGCCTGTAAACAGAGATCAGATTAAAAACAAG GTGGACAGCATGGCAACA GTATTACCCACATCTATAAACTTGAAGAGATACGGTTTTCAAAAGCACCACTCATTCATCCACTACTACTCAAGGATGTGA
- the LOC136243725 gene encoding uncharacterized protein isoform X1, giving the protein MSYAEVSAHGEIYSYSGLSPLFVQRSTCVRISWKMIDSSFVWIIKGNKDYYDKCEEALGKNSTDDCESGISCASEAIEKSKDDAKLYLLRAKLSLKLLVISQLRGKIDERIKNCLGDCEQAIAIIERGVLMPDSTTVKIDALKLGYICCERLKSNHKRGEFEHRLSELNITMPKNTDQIRNELLQLGQPQGTSMTNGRVKLRETMFPKVSFIDPSLLEDVIRCYKDRQTVCRNCYYNNNKLSRGYDAKGQCTSCKWEFKKLLVIPKSPMTINYYESEMIAIPPWPKSKPNDLPFEACAKPKDKSNDHKRCLIMSRNSAVWYAHTVEELVIWTVEREYECSFEEFIRDLEPVHSATVVATELLPYQNLDHYPVNPVQQVPAAAMYYPPVITCQAGVTGYMEPQAFVPATTIPCYFPPSYQVPATTFYSAPVTIPRFQTESMVQQFDNMTFSSPPISPVVIDDNQQPVASTTANNEDTVSE; this is encoded by the exons ATGTCATACGCAGAAGTGTCTGCGCATGGAGAAATCTATTCCTATTCGGGGTTATCTCCCCTTTTTGTTCAAAGGTCGACATGTGTACGCATCTCTTGGAAGATGATCGATTCcagttttgtgtggattataaAA GGGAACAAGGATTATTACGACAAGTGTGAAGAGGCTCTTGGAAAGAACAGCACAGATGACTGTGAATCAGGGATTAGTTGTGCATCAGAGGCTATTGAGAAATCAAAAGATGATGCCAAACTGTATCTTCTGCGTGCAAAACTGTCTCTTAAACTG TTGGTCATCTCACAACTCCGTGGTAAAATTGATGAACGTATCAAAAATTGTCTAGGAGATTGTGAACAAG CTATTGCAATCATTGAGAGAGGTGTTTTGATGCCAGACAGTACAACAGTCAAAATAGATGCATTGAAATTGGGGTACATTTGCTGTGAGAGGCTGAAAAGCAACCATAAAAGAGGGGAATTTGAACATCGTTTGTCAGAATTGAACATTACAATGCCAAAGAACACAGACCAGATAAGAAATGAG CTGCTTCAACTTGGACAACCACAAGGCACCA GCATGACAAATGGCCGTGTAAAACTTCGAGAGACAATGTTTCCAAAAGTGTCATTTATCGATCCTTCACTGTTGGAGGATGTGATTCGATGTTACAAAGATAGACAGACTGTGTGTAGGAACTGTTATTACAATAACAATAAACTGTCCAGAGGTTATGATGCTAAAGGACAGTGTACAAGTTGCAAGTGGGAATTCAAGAAATTGTTGGTCATTCCCAAATCACCAATGACAATCAATTATTACGAGTCTGAGATGATAGCAATTCCTCCATGGCCTAAAAGCAAACCAAATGATCTACCATTTGAAGCATGTGCTAAACCAAAAGACAAATCAAATGATCACAAGAGATGTCTGATCATGTCACGTAACTCAGCAGTGTGGTATGCCCATACTGTAGAGGAACTAGTCATTTGGACTGTTGAGAGAGAATATG AATGCTCTTTTGAGGAGTTCATCAGAGACCTGGAACCTGTGCATTCAGCTACAGTAGTAGCAACTGAACTGCTACCATATCAGAATCTCGATCACTACCCGGTTAATCCTGTACAGCAGGTTCCAGCAGCTGCAATGTATTATCCTCCAGTGATCACCTGCCAGGCTGGAGTAACCGGGTACATGGAACCACAGGCATTTGTACCAGCTACAACAATTCCTTGCTACTTTCCACCTTCTTACCAAGTTCCAGCTACAACATTTTATTCTGCTCCAGTGACCATTCCTCGGTTTCAAACAGAATCGATGGTTCAACAATTTGACAACATGACATTTTCTAGTCCACCAATATCTCCTGTGGTAATTGATGACAATCAACAACCAGTAGCTAGTACTACAGCTAACAATGAGGACACTGTTAGTGAGTGA
- the LOC136243725 gene encoding uncharacterized protein isoform X3, whose protein sequence is MMAGKGNKDYYDKCEEALGKNSTDDCESGISCASEAIEKSKDDAKLYLLRAKLSLKLLVISQLRGKIDERIKNCLGDCEQAIAIIERGVLMPDSTTVKIDALKLGYICCERLKSNHKRGEFEHRLSELNITMPKNTDQIRNELLQLGQPQGTSMTNGRVKLRETMFPKVSFIDPSLLEDVIRCYKDRQTVCRNCYYNNNKLSRGYDAKGQCTSCKWEFKKLLVIPKSPMTINYYESEMIAIPPWPKSKPNDLPFEACAKPKDKSNDHKRCLIMSRNSAVWYAHTVEELVIWTVEREYECSFEEFIRDLEPVHSATVVATELLPYQNLDHYPVNPVQQVPAAAMYYPPVITCQAGVTGYMEPQAFVPATTIPCYFPPSYQVPATTFYSAPVTIPRFQTESMVQQFDNMTFSSPPISPVVIDDNQQPVASTTANNEDTVSE, encoded by the exons ATGATGGCTGGTAAA GGGAACAAGGATTATTACGACAAGTGTGAAGAGGCTCTTGGAAAGAACAGCACAGATGACTGTGAATCAGGGATTAGTTGTGCATCAGAGGCTATTGAGAAATCAAAAGATGATGCCAAACTGTATCTTCTGCGTGCAAAACTGTCTCTTAAACTG TTGGTCATCTCACAACTCCGTGGTAAAATTGATGAACGTATCAAAAATTGTCTAGGAGATTGTGAACAAG CTATTGCAATCATTGAGAGAGGTGTTTTGATGCCAGACAGTACAACAGTCAAAATAGATGCATTGAAATTGGGGTACATTTGCTGTGAGAGGCTGAAAAGCAACCATAAAAGAGGGGAATTTGAACATCGTTTGTCAGAATTGAACATTACAATGCCAAAGAACACAGACCAGATAAGAAATGAG CTGCTTCAACTTGGACAACCACAAGGCACCA GCATGACAAATGGCCGTGTAAAACTTCGAGAGACAATGTTTCCAAAAGTGTCATTTATCGATCCTTCACTGTTGGAGGATGTGATTCGATGTTACAAAGATAGACAGACTGTGTGTAGGAACTGTTATTACAATAACAATAAACTGTCCAGAGGTTATGATGCTAAAGGACAGTGTACAAGTTGCAAGTGGGAATTCAAGAAATTGTTGGTCATTCCCAAATCACCAATGACAATCAATTATTACGAGTCTGAGATGATAGCAATTCCTCCATGGCCTAAAAGCAAACCAAATGATCTACCATTTGAAGCATGTGCTAAACCAAAAGACAAATCAAATGATCACAAGAGATGTCTGATCATGTCACGTAACTCAGCAGTGTGGTATGCCCATACTGTAGAGGAACTAGTCATTTGGACTGTTGAGAGAGAATATG AATGCTCTTTTGAGGAGTTCATCAGAGACCTGGAACCTGTGCATTCAGCTACAGTAGTAGCAACTGAACTGCTACCATATCAGAATCTCGATCACTACCCGGTTAATCCTGTACAGCAGGTTCCAGCAGCTGCAATGTATTATCCTCCAGTGATCACCTGCCAGGCTGGAGTAACCGGGTACATGGAACCACAGGCATTTGTACCAGCTACAACAATTCCTTGCTACTTTCCACCTTCTTACCAAGTTCCAGCTACAACATTTTATTCTGCTCCAGTGACCATTCCTCGGTTTCAAACAGAATCGATGGTTCAACAATTTGACAACATGACATTTTCTAGTCCACCAATATCTCCTGTGGTAATTGATGACAATCAACAACCAGTAGCTAGTACTACAGCTAACAATGAGGACACTGTTAGTGAGTGA
- the LOC136243725 gene encoding uncharacterized protein isoform X2, protein MSSHNIMGNKDYYDKCEEALGKNSTDDCESGISCASEAIEKSKDDAKLYLLRAKLSLKLLVISQLRGKIDERIKNCLGDCEQAIAIIERGVLMPDSTTVKIDALKLGYICCERLKSNHKRGEFEHRLSELNITMPKNTDQIRNELLQLGQPQGTSMTNGRVKLRETMFPKVSFIDPSLLEDVIRCYKDRQTVCRNCYYNNNKLSRGYDAKGQCTSCKWEFKKLLVIPKSPMTINYYESEMIAIPPWPKSKPNDLPFEACAKPKDKSNDHKRCLIMSRNSAVWYAHTVEELVIWTVEREYECSFEEFIRDLEPVHSATVVATELLPYQNLDHYPVNPVQQVPAAAMYYPPVITCQAGVTGYMEPQAFVPATTIPCYFPPSYQVPATTFYSAPVTIPRFQTESMVQQFDNMTFSSPPISPVVIDDNQQPVASTTANNEDTVSE, encoded by the exons Atgagcagtcacaatattatg GGGAACAAGGATTATTACGACAAGTGTGAAGAGGCTCTTGGAAAGAACAGCACAGATGACTGTGAATCAGGGATTAGTTGTGCATCAGAGGCTATTGAGAAATCAAAAGATGATGCCAAACTGTATCTTCTGCGTGCAAAACTGTCTCTTAAACTG TTGGTCATCTCACAACTCCGTGGTAAAATTGATGAACGTATCAAAAATTGTCTAGGAGATTGTGAACAAG CTATTGCAATCATTGAGAGAGGTGTTTTGATGCCAGACAGTACAACAGTCAAAATAGATGCATTGAAATTGGGGTACATTTGCTGTGAGAGGCTGAAAAGCAACCATAAAAGAGGGGAATTTGAACATCGTTTGTCAGAATTGAACATTACAATGCCAAAGAACACAGACCAGATAAGAAATGAG CTGCTTCAACTTGGACAACCACAAGGCACCA GCATGACAAATGGCCGTGTAAAACTTCGAGAGACAATGTTTCCAAAAGTGTCATTTATCGATCCTTCACTGTTGGAGGATGTGATTCGATGTTACAAAGATAGACAGACTGTGTGTAGGAACTGTTATTACAATAACAATAAACTGTCCAGAGGTTATGATGCTAAAGGACAGTGTACAAGTTGCAAGTGGGAATTCAAGAAATTGTTGGTCATTCCCAAATCACCAATGACAATCAATTATTACGAGTCTGAGATGATAGCAATTCCTCCATGGCCTAAAAGCAAACCAAATGATCTACCATTTGAAGCATGTGCTAAACCAAAAGACAAATCAAATGATCACAAGAGATGTCTGATCATGTCACGTAACTCAGCAGTGTGGTATGCCCATACTGTAGAGGAACTAGTCATTTGGACTGTTGAGAGAGAATATG AATGCTCTTTTGAGGAGTTCATCAGAGACCTGGAACCTGTGCATTCAGCTACAGTAGTAGCAACTGAACTGCTACCATATCAGAATCTCGATCACTACCCGGTTAATCCTGTACAGCAGGTTCCAGCAGCTGCAATGTATTATCCTCCAGTGATCACCTGCCAGGCTGGAGTAACCGGGTACATGGAACCACAGGCATTTGTACCAGCTACAACAATTCCTTGCTACTTTCCACCTTCTTACCAAGTTCCAGCTACAACATTTTATTCTGCTCCAGTGACCATTCCTCGGTTTCAAACAGAATCGATGGTTCAACAATTTGACAACATGACATTTTCTAGTCCACCAATATCTCCTGTGGTAATTGATGACAATCAACAACCAGTAGCTAGTACTACAGCTAACAATGAGGACACTGTTAGTGAGTGA